TTCTTAACGTGAGGATGAAAGCCTCACCGAGTTTATAGAATAAACTGATTGAAACCCTCTGTGAGATCCTGAAAGCAAGGTCCCGTATCTCTTATTCTCGTTTGCATACCAAAATCAGCACTTATACAAGATATGCTCAATCAAATAAATTTTTAAACTATATTGTACAGGGTACAATTAGACTTGATAACTATATCAATCTCTGTTAGCTTTAGGTTTGGAGTTAAATGAATGAATCCGATTTATAATAAATTATTTATCTCAGCATTCCTTCCACTGAGTATGTGGATATACGGTTGCGGCGGTCATTTCTCAAGACTCAATATCGGTGGAGAAAATAACGATTCACCTCAACCTATTCTTGAAGAACAATACCACAAATCAGACTACTGGGGAGGAAAGAAGGGAATCTATGTTTCGGTTAGAAAAAAAAGTTCAACCATCGGCAGGCAAAAATACATTAGAATAAAATTGATGAATTACAGCGGTAGTTATCTGTTATTGGAATCCGAGAAGGATTCTTATTGGTTTGACAGATATGGAAAGCGTTATTCACTTTATAGAAGACCGGGAGATAGATATCCCTCCAGGATATCGGATAAGAGGCACGTTGAGTTTGACCTGCTTGGAATTGAGAGTTTCACCAACGTTGACAGTGTCGTGTTCCTGTTCAGTGAGATGGATAGTCTGAGCATTGCTGCGCGACTCAAATGATCATTAAAAATTAGGGTGTTAGTGTAGCAGGAGATCGAATTGCCGAGAACTTGGTATTAGCGGTCAGAAAGCCAATTACCAAACCGGTGAATGTTTTAACACAGGTAGAGCCAAACACAGCTGAAATAGAGAAGGATAATAGAGGTAGACCGATATACAAAGCTAACTCTCTGCTTGCCTTTAGACTGAAGTGCAATTAAGTTGTTACCCGGTAAACGCTTGGCAGGTTTACACTACTATTACTATCGATGAAAATTTTTACGGAGATTTATGATGTTCTTTCTTAAAACGATTATCCCGGCTCTTTTCCTTATATTTCTGTTAGTTAATTCCCCGTTTGCTCAGAGCGTTGACGAGTCGGCGCTCGCTCTCAAGAAAAGCGGTAAGGCATTCAGAAAACCCGCCGGATTTGAAACTTCCGATGAACAGATTCAGGTTGGAACATGGTTCTCAAATTTCGATTCGCTGAGGACTGCTGCGGCAAGTTTTCTCGCGATACTTTTTACGGACGACAAAAGCATGTTGAAGATGAAAGAAAACACGAGAATGACTATCCAGGGGAATGTATCGCCGACCCGGAGTTTGAGACAGGTAAGGATCGATCGGGGCGCCCTGCGAACCACAATAAACTATCAAGACAAAAGAGAATATGAGATCATTACGCCGGTCAGTGTCGCTTCTGTGAAAGGCACCGATTTTTGGTTGACTGTTGATCCGAACGGGACTGATACCTTTATCGGCCTGGAAGGCAGTGTGGAGATCCTGAATATCGAGAGCGGACTATCAATGCTTTTAACAGCGGGGAATACGATTATATCAACCTGGACGGGAACTATGAACATCAATCCTACCGACCCCTCTACGATTCCGTCGGACCCGGATACAGAACCTGAGGGTGAGCAGGAAGGAGAGGGTGGAGAATCGCCTGATCAAGAACCGGCTCCGTCAAGCCCGGAACAGCCGACTCCCGCACAGGAGCAGTCTGAGCAGGAATCCGAACCAACCCTGTCTCCGGAAAAGGGAGGTTCAAAACTGCCGGGCGGCATCGGACTTTCCGCAAGCGTGGGCGCTGCAGTCTTAGATGGGCAGGTTTACAACCAAATAAGCATCAGACCCGATTTTCCTATCGGTCCGTTTGGGGTTGGACTGGATTTGAATCTGTATTTTGATGCTGACGGAAATTTAAGGGAAGAAGATTGGGACGAACCTTTAGACGCTGTAGATAAAATATTTTATATTCGCTACAACCAGCCGGACGACCCGTTTTACATTCGCGCCGGAGGTTTAACGAATGTAACCATGGGACAGGGACTCATCATGGACAATTACAGCAATATGATAGAGTATCCTCAAATCCGGAGAGTAGGTCTGTTGGGTCACCGTGAATTCGGTAAGATCAAGTTTCAGGGATTGGTAGCGAATCTACGCGAATTGGGGAGTCCGGGGCTTGTCGGTACGAGAGTTACATATCCGCTTATCGGGAACTTAAGGATCGGAGGCACATTCGTATTGGATGGCGATCAATTCGCCGGATTGCCCGATAAAGACGGTGACGGTGTTCCTGACGCCGTTGATGATTTTCCCGATGACAAAAAATATGCGGTAGATTCAGATGGTGACGGGATCCCGGACGAGATAGATCCTGACCGGGATGGAGACGGCTACACTGATAACTCGCAGAGGTTTGGTGTTTTCAATAACGACCTGGATGGAGCTGTCGGCTTAAAAACTCCCCTGAGTTTTAAGGATAAAAAGGACGGAGTATCTTCATACGGAGTAGATATTGAGTATGCTCTCTTCAGCAATGATTTGATTGGTATAACGGCTTATGGTGAAGTGGCGGCAATAAAGGATTTCGGGTCAGGTTTCACCTTCCCGGGAGTTCGCGCCACCCTGGGTCCGGTATTTCTGCGAGCCGAATACCGCCAATACGGCAAAGAATTTATCGGAAACTATTTTAACCAGACGTACGATATTGAGAGGGCTCATCTCTTTGTTCAAGCCGGCGATAGTACCATAGCAAAAACTCGGGAAGAACTTCTGCTGAAATCTATTAAAGATCCGTTATCGGGAGTGTTTGGAGGAGCTTCGATAAACTTGCTGAACCTATTTACCTTATCGGCTTCATATTCAAAGATGCAAAGCAGCAATCCTGACAGCACCCCAAACTTTGAAAGTTTCTTTGCAGACATTTCGATTGACCCCGTATTTATTCCGAAGATCAACAGAGCGTCTCTCTTCTATCAACAGACGAACGTACCGAACGTATTTGATTTCATAAAAACACCGAGCATGCTGTTAGGCTATCTTATCGGGTATGAAATCGCGCCGAGCGTCACGCTCCTGATCCGGGTTCAACAGACCTACATCGACAGGAACGGAGACGGAAAAATTAGGGGAGATGACGAGACTATAAAGTTAATGTCAATCGAAACCGAGTTTACGTTCTAATCTGAAAACGTTGAATGATGAGGGAGCGCATGAATAATGTAGTGTTCATAGTTTCCTATTCTTATAATGAATTGAAGCGGTTATCAAAATCATCAGCGGTTTTACTCTTTATTATTCTGAATGTCGCCTGCAGCATTATTCCAAGAAACCTTGAGAAGTACGATGGCGACGTAAAATCGATAACTTATGTAAGTCCGATCGGCGTTGATGCCCGTCCTCCAAACGGAGTGGACATTTACATATTTCGGACTGTTATGCTCAGAAGAAAACCAATGATAGGAGGGGGAGTAGAATTTGCTCAAGTGATGTACATGCGTGACTCGCAAATTTTTGTATCGCTTTTAGCGCCCTACATTTTTTTCTCACCGCTGGGAATAATCGAACCGGATGAATTCGGACCCGACGGTAAAAGGGGAATACGAACTCGAATAATGACGTTTTTATATGCAGGTGGCAGTTTTTTATCGATACCCCGTAAGAAGACACCCGAAGATCCGTCCCGCACTATCTATGATTTCGGAGCAGGACTCAATTTCAAGAAATTAGAATTTCGCGCCGGAGGAGTATTCAAGTACAGAAAATCGACTGAAGTTCAGGATATCTTCTGGTACTGGGGTTTCACGTATAATCTATTCGGGGGGAAGTGGAAATTAGAATGGTGAAAAATATTGACAAATCTGATAGAGTAACATATGTTATATTGATGGAGAATGAAATTAGAGAATAAAATTCCGGAGAAATAAATTGCCTACATACGAATACAGTTGTCACAATTGCAACCACAATTTCGACATATTTTTTAAGACGTTCGGAAGCGTCACAGATATTACCGTCTGCCCGAAGTGCAGTTCGGAACAAACTGAGAGGAGGATGTCCGTATTTGCCTCATCTGAATCTTCCGAGGCACAGGAATTTATGGGCTGTGGTCCCGGCTGTGGATGCGCTATGGATCAATAGTTAACGTTTATTGTAAAATAAATGTTAATTATCCGCTGAAATCGGTTCCATAAAGAGCTAAAACGATTATATGGATATAAAGAACATATTAGACAAATGGCACTATGATCCGTACGGATTCTCAGTACGGCTTGTCGAAGGTACCGACGGAAAAGAAAAGATTCAGATAAGACTCGATCTCGGCTTGCTCCAATTGGAGTTGGAAGGACGCCCTGACGGGACCAAACCGCATAACAAAGAATCGCTCCTCGATTATTATCTTGAAAAGATCGAAAATGCAGACAACAAAGGCGTAGAGGAGAGCGACATGGAATTGAGCATTGAAGAATGCGAGTTGCTGCGCCATGAAGCAATACAATATTACCATCGATACATAAGTCTCTTAGAACTTGAGAAATACCATGGTGTGATAAAAGATACCGAGCATAATATTGGTATACTCGATCTTATGAGCAGCTACGCCGAGGATAAATCCGATTTTATGAGTTATGAGCAATTCCGACCGTATATAATCATGATAAATACTCTTGCGAGAGGCAGGTTAGCCTTAGAGAAGGATAAAGATGACGTGGTAATGAAGATAGTGGATAAAGGCATAGGCATGATAAACGAAGCAAGGGAGACTCTGGACTTGCAGGACTCATTATACGGTTTTAGGGAGATAAAATTTTTGGAAGAGTGGAAAACTGATATTTCATCCGATCATCCGCCGTCTGATCTTGAAAAGTTAGAGAATAAACTCGCAAGAGCTGTTCGCGGTGAGAAGTATGAATCAGCTGCGCTCCTCAGGGACGAGATTCACTTAATGAAAAAAATCAAGAAGTAGTCGTCATCCCGCATACTGAAATTTCAGCCTTTTAAATTCACTTCCGTTACAAAACAGAGTCAACGCATAGGTTCCCGGCAATCGGCAATCCTGGTTTTGATTGTCCAGATCTGATTTTGATCGGCACCTTCAATCCATTTTGAGCAGCATTCGAGAACATGATCCGGACTATCTTTTAAAATGTCGTTAAGATTATTGGCAGCGACTTTCCATTAGAATCGGCTGATGACAATTAGTTCGATGCCTTCAAAAGGCAGCACGTCATAACAGGTGCCGGCTGTGCATGCCGGACCTCCCCTGCGTTGACCGCCGAAAATTCTCACTTCATGGTTTCTACCCGGCTCAAACGAAAGGTAAAATGATGACCACCATCGTGGATTGGTTTCAGTTGTTTCCCTTGTAGACGGGTCGTCGGT
This genomic interval from Candidatus Neomarinimicrobiota bacterium contains the following:
- a CDS encoding UvrB/UvrC motif-containing protein — translated: MDIKNILDKWHYDPYGFSVRLVEGTDGKEKIQIRLDLGLLQLELEGRPDGTKPHNKESLLDYYLEKIENADNKGVEESDMELSIEECELLRHEAIQYYHRYISLLELEKYHGVIKDTEHNIGILDLMSSYAEDKSDFMSYEQFRPYIIMINTLARGRLALEKDKDDVVMKIVDKGIGMINEARETLDLQDSLYGFREIKFLEEWKTDISSDHPPSDLEKLENKLARAVRGEKYESAALLRDEIHLMKKIKK
- a CDS encoding FecR domain-containing protein; amino-acid sequence: MMFFLKTIIPALFLIFLLVNSPFAQSVDESALALKKSGKAFRKPAGFETSDEQIQVGTWFSNFDSLRTAAASFLAILFTDDKSMLKMKENTRMTIQGNVSPTRSLRQVRIDRGALRTTINYQDKREYEIITPVSVASVKGTDFWLTVDPNGTDTFIGLEGSVEILNIESGLSMLLTAGNTIISTWTGTMNINPTDPSTIPSDPDTEPEGEQEGEGGESPDQEPAPSSPEQPTPAQEQSEQESEPTLSPEKGGSKLPGGIGLSASVGAAVLDGQVYNQISIRPDFPIGPFGVGLDLNLYFDADGNLREEDWDEPLDAVDKIFYIRYNQPDDPFYIRAGGLTNVTMGQGLIMDNYSNMIEYPQIRRVGLLGHREFGKIKFQGLVANLRELGSPGLVGTRVTYPLIGNLRIGGTFVLDGDQFAGLPDKDGDGVPDAVDDFPDDKKYAVDSDGDGIPDEIDPDRDGDGYTDNSQRFGVFNNDLDGAVGLKTPLSFKDKKDGVSSYGVDIEYALFSNDLIGITAYGEVAAIKDFGSGFTFPGVRATLGPVFLRAEYRQYGKEFIGNYFNQTYDIERAHLFVQAGDSTIAKTREELLLKSIKDPLSGVFGGASINLLNLFTLSASYSKMQSSNPDSTPNFESFFADISIDPVFIPKINRASLFYQQTNVPNVFDFIKTPSMLLGYLIGYEIAPSVTLLIRVQQTYIDRNGDGKIRGDDETIKLMSIETEFTF
- a CDS encoding zinc ribbon domain-containing protein, encoding MPTYEYSCHNCNHNFDIFFKTFGSVTDITVCPKCSSEQTERRMSVFASSESSEAQEFMGCGPGCGCAMDQ